Within the Montipora foliosa isolate CH-2021 chromosome 11, ASM3666993v2, whole genome shotgun sequence genome, the region GTCGAAGTGCAGCCGAGGAACCAGAGAGTGTGGAAACCTGCAGCTCAACAGGCAGCTGAAAGGATTGCAGTAAAAATGCGAACATAAGAGGAGGACTAAATCTGAACTGAACTGTTTACAAGTTGCATGATCTTTTACATAGAATAAATACATACTTTATtaggttttccaaaaaaaaaggcttttcaaaacctattacaatataaaaaaataaaatgtagtAATATATGATATAATATAATATGAATGATTATAAAATACAACCTGTGAGAACTACGatacttatttatttgtacAGATTACTAAAAAGTCTAGACTTTAGTGCTAATTTAAAGTTCTTTAACGATTTATGTTCTTTCAAATCAGTGTCCAGtgagttccaaatttttgcgcctCTAAACTTGAATGATCTTTGCCCAGCCGCTGAAGTGTACAAAGGGATTTGTAACTGGTCACAGTTGCGGGTCTTACGACCATGAATTGAGGCACGATTACAAAATTTACTAGTAAGATAGTGTGGTGCCATCCCGTGTATGCACTTGTAGGTCATAATCGTGTCACGATAAAGTAGAAGATCCTTAATAGGGAGCCACTCAAGTTCCTCCATTGCAGGGGTGATGTGATCAAATTTACGTGTGTTTGACACAATTCTACACGCGAAGTTTTGGACAGCTCGGAACTTCTTGACGTTCTTTGATGAAGTGTTCGACCAGACAGaggagcaataaaaaagcttgcTCATGACTAGGGAAGAAACCATCAGACATAATGTATCTTTGTCAAGCTATCCTTAACTCTACTAATTTGGCAGAGTTTTCCCATGCAGGACGAAACAATGGAATCGATGTGATCGTCATAGGTCAGGTGTGAATCAATGACAACACCCAAATCTTTTCCACTTGAAGAAGGTGTAATCTGCTTGCCGAGAAAATCTAATTTGAAGTCGGTGGGAAGTGTATTGGTCATCTGACGGGTACCAACTCATAGTAGCTTGGTCTTCGTAGGATTAATGAGAAGGTTGTTTAGTGAGCACCATTTGGCTACACGATGGAGATCTTGCTCAATAGTAGCTTTGGCGGAATCAATGTCCTTTACTGGAAAAGACAGAAGTAGCTTGGAATCGTCTACATATGATTCGAGGTGACATCTCCGGTTTATAGTTGGGAGGTCGCTCAAGTAGATACAAAAGAGGCTCGGAGAGAATATGGCACCTTGAGGGACTCCATGAGTGATAGGTAGACGTGAAGAAATTGTAGATCCAATTCTCACAGATTGGGTACGACCGTTTAGATAGCTACGAAACCAAGAGACAGCACTATGCGATGCCCCAACGTGGTTGAGTTTCTGAAGTAAAAGCTGGTGATTGATGCTGTCGAACGCTTTAGATAAGTCAAGCAGAACTAGTGCcgaaatcatctttttgtccaTGGCTTCAAGGATCATATCGTTGACTGATATGTTGAGCGTTTCGGTCGAGTGATATTGACGGTTCCCGCTTTGGTGAGTtgtaagtttgttgttgtttcccAGAAACGAGATGAATTGATTGAGAGCTTTTCACATATTTTTGATGCAACCACGAGAAGTGATAGAGGTCTATTGTTAGCTGGCTGATCGTTATCACCGTTCTTTAATAAAGGGATTACTTCCGCGATCTTCCATTCATCTGGAAAAGTTGATGTGATGAACGAGCAGTTGATAATATCGGTGAGAGGACCTAGAATAACAGAAAGACTGTCTCTGATTACTTTCATGCTCACTTTATCAAACCCGGGTGATTTGTTAGAGAGCATTGTAAGAATGATGCGTTTGACTTCATTACAGCTGACAGGCTGGAAACTGATTGTATTGGTAGTAGAATCGGCAGTGCTGCTGTTTGGTGACAATAGAGATGGATCTGGTTGCATTGTTGCATTGATCGTTGCAGCGATCGTAGAGGCTGAATCAGCGGTGTTTTTGCCAACAGAAGTAAACAACTGGTTAAATTCTTCCACCAATACTTTGGGGTCCTTATTGTACACTTGTGGTACTCTATTTTTTGAAGCGACGCGAGATTTGATCACTTTCCAGAGGGAACttggattgtttttgttatccTCGACTTCACTACGGATGTAATCTTGTTCAGCAATCACTAATGTGGCTTTGACAAGGTCACACGTCTCTTTGAATTTTGTCCAATCATCGCTGCGACGAGTGTTAAGATAAATAGGGTGTAATGAGTCTCTGTATTTCATTAGTTCTTTGATCTCGTGAGTTACGTAAGGGCATGAGCGGCTGCGAACCTTTCTGGTctttatagaccactttcataaatggcgactacttttacattcttttgtatttatggtAATTAGACcgactgccctcattttgaaacaaatattcttttgaaattttctcgTCCTAGCGAGGCAAGTATGGCTtaattagcattaaaacaaaagaacattttatttggccgccattatgaaagaggtctatgggtGCATGATCTTGAAGTGTAGATTGAAAGACTTTATTAAAGATGGATAATTTAGTGTTCACGTCAAACTTGTCAAAGATGGTAAGGAGTTCCGGTGCTTTGGACGCTAGATCAGTGGAGAAATTGACTGGATCATAGTTTGCATAGCTGCGCACACTAATGTAACATGGTGGAGGTCTGGGAATCTTTAAATTCAATCGTACAAAGACGGGCAGGTGATCACTGATGGTGGTATTCATGACAAAGCAGGACAATGGACAGTCACGGTGGTCTATATGATACGCAGATAACAACTGATTTAAGTTACTTACTTTGCAATTTCAGCCAGAGTTGTTGAAAGTGGCATAAAGATACATGAGAAATATCTTTCAGAATGGTGACTTTGATATCTTCGCGAATAAAAACACAAACTCCGCCCCCGCGCTTACGGGAGCGATCTTGTCTGAATAATTTATAGTCATCAATACTGACTTCGGCGTTTGTTACTGTATAGTTTAACCAAGTCTCTGAAATAGTGATGACATCCAATTTTTGACTAATGGCGAGTTCTCTAAGCTGGATTAAATGAGCAGTATTACGTAGAGAACGAATATTGAGATGGATCATTTTAAGCTTCGAGGTGATTGTGTTGTGATCAGTTGTAGCGGTCCAGGAGGGTTCAAACATGCAGATTTGAAAGTACCTGGCTTCTTgacttgaatatttaataagtttgATCGATTTGCTCCGTTTCTGATTGAAACCACTGGCTCTCGGCTCTTTTGTTAAGGATTGTAAAAATTGATAGTTTCAATTTTTAGGGGAGTTGTGTGCTAGAGTAATAGACTTCGCCCTCCCCCACAGTCGTTGTTGTTATGTGACATTGATCACGTGAGCTTTAGTTTCCAAATAAGGCAATAACACTTGAGTGAGAAATTGTACGGTGAATTGTGAGTTGAACAGCGAGTCAGTTTTTGCGAATTTGCCGGGCATGGTTCAATACAAGGGGAAACACGGCGAAGAATCGCAAATGAAACGAAGATGGCGAGTCAAAAGTATGATGACGAACTGCCGATTTTGGAAGGAGCAGAGGATAGTTTTGCCTTCCTGGtgttgtttttccttatttaagagACTTCAACTCACAATGGAGTGCTGTTTAATAATACAGTAAGtcggatttaaattgaaatgatagtttactttaaaaaatatggGTAAACTGGCGTTTGAAGCGGGGACAACGATAAATCAGCTAACAAGATGGAGTCGTCAAATGGCAGCCTAGTGGTGAAGGACATTCTCAATTCGCTATAAAGCTTCCCGGACATAAAATGTTGAACCACGTGGTC harbors:
- the LOC137977420 gene encoding uncharacterized protein, whose translation is MKYRDSLHPIYLNTRRSDDWTKFKETCDLVKATLVIAEQDYIRSEVEDNKNNPSSLWKVIKSRVASKNRVPQVYNKDPKVLVEEFNQLFTSVGKNTADSASTIAATINATMQPDPSLLSPNSSTADSTTNTISFQPVSCNEVKRIILTMLSNKSPGFDKVSMKVIRDSLSVILGPLTDIINCSFITSTFPDEWKIAEVIPLLKNGDNDQPANNRPLSLLVVASKICEKLSINSSRFWETTTNLQLTKAGTVNITRPKRSTYQSTI